CCAAACCTTGATACGTGCCTCGGGGTCAAGGCCGGTGGTCGGCTCGTCGAGGAAAATGAGCTGCGGATTTCCGATCAGGCTCATGGCGATGTCAAGCCTGCGGTGCATACCGCCCGAATAGGTGGAAACCCTGCGGTCGCCGGCGTCGATCAGGCCGAAGCGTTTGAGCAAATCGTCCGCAATCTGACGTGGATTTGCAAGGTGCCGCAGCTTGGCGATCATGATGAGATTTTCCCGCCCGGTCAATATCTCGTCCACGGCGGCAAATTGCCCTGTCAGACTGATGGACTGGCGCACATAGTCGGGCCTCGCCGCAACGTCGAATCCATTGACGGTAGCAGCTCCACTATCCTGTTTAAGCAGCGTGGTGAGAATTTTGACAATCGTAGTCTTGCCCGCACCATTGGAGCCCAGCAGGGCGAAAATACTGCCTTTTTCCACCTCAAAATCCACGCCCTTTAGAACATGAAATTTCTTGTAGGACTTTTGCAGCCCTTTCACTTGGATTGCTTTTTCCATCCCGATATCCCCCTTTTACTTTGTTTTATCCGTAACCTTTTTCACGGCCTTATTAACTTCTTGGTCAACAGATTCTTGATAGATGTCAGCGTAAGTTTTTGAACCTTTGATTAGATCGTCGCAGAAAGCCGCTACGTCACTGCCCGTCACTTCGAGCACACTTTTCCCCAAGGCCGCGCCCTCTTCAAAAAGATCGATAATCCCCGAGAGCAAACCCGTCCCGTCGGTTAGTTCAACAGGACCGACCTTAAAGATATATTTTTGAATCTCTTTATAAACAATCTGATAATCTTGCGGGAGTGCTTTGACACGCACCATGTGCGCTCGCCACTCTTTTTTGCCTTCGATGATATCTTGTATGCTCATTTTATCCTCCTATTTACCTAATTTTTTAGCGACATTATTGTTGAGTTGTTCGCGCCACTTGTCGCGAAAAGACTTTGCCCCTTCTTCACCGGCCAGCGCTGAACAGAAGCCTTTGATATCGTCACCCAAAGCCTCTTGGACACTCTGACCATCCGCCGCTGCTTCTTCGAGTAGGCCAAGCACACCGTCAAGAATTGGCATAAGGTTGCGACCGGTGAAATCTGAGTGCGGTAAAAGATTGGCAAAAATTTTTCCCCATGCCACTTGATAATCAGCAGGCAGCTTTTTGGCTCGCGATTCAAAAATTTTTAATTCTTTAGTCATGTCGCTGCCTGTGATCTTTTCCCAAAGATTCATTATTTTCTCTCCTTTAACTCGTTAATTTTTGACGCGATAAACTCCCATTTTCCCCAGAACCTCCGCAATTCCTCGCGCCCCGTATCGTTGAGCGCGAAAAACTTTCGCGGCGATCCCACGTCGGAGGGCTTCTTGGTAATTTATACCAGATTGCTTTTTTCAAGCCGTATCAGGATAGTGTATACCGTTCCATCCACAACGTCTGTGAAGCCGAGGGCATTCAGCCGCCGCATGATTTCGTAACCGTAGGTTTCTTTGCGACTTATAATTTCAAGGACGCAGCCCCCCAGCACGCCTTTGAGCATTTCCGTTAGGTCTTTTCAACACAATTACCCCTTGCTATTCTGTATGACTTATATTAAGTATCACTTACTACTGCTATATAGTATCACATAATAGTTGGTCTGTCAATAGCGGCTATTATGATAATGAATTTCAACTAAAACGCAAGATGCTATCCGGCAAGCAGGTCAACTGTGACCACAATTGCATATTTTTTTGT
This window of the Clostridium kluyveri DSM 555 genome carries:
- a CDS encoding ABC transporter ATP-binding protein, which translates into the protein MEKAIQVKGLQKSYKKFHVLKGVDFEVEKGSIFALLGSNGAGKTTIVKILTTLLKQDSGAATVNGFDVAARPDYVRQSISLTGQFAAVDEILTGRENLIMIAKLRHLANPRQIADDLLKRFGLIDAGDRRVSTYSGGMHRRLDIAMSLIGNPQLIFLDEPTTGLDPEARIKVWKTVKELAEGGTTVFLTTQYLEEAEQLADRIAILHEGKIIANGTLDELKRLFPPAKVEYVEKQPTLEEIFLAIIGKKEEK
- a CDS encoding DUF1048 domain-containing protein; amino-acid sequence: MNLWEKITGSDMTKELKIFESRAKKLPADYQVAWGKIFANLLPHSDFTGRNLMPILDGVLGLLEEAAADGQSVQEALGDDIKGFCSALAGEEGAKSFRDKWREQLNNNVAKKLGK